The genomic segment TACGCAGGTCACGCCGCCGTTAGCGTTCGTGCCCGTGGGGACCAGCAGCTTGATCTACGTCGTCATCGTCGGGCTCTGGGCCGCCTACCTCGTCCCCAAGCTCATGCGCCGCACGGCGCTCGAGGACGCCGAGGGCACCGCCGCGCCGACCGCCCCGCGCGTCGTGCGCCCCGCGACCCGCGCCGCCTCCGAGTCGGCGAGCGAGGGCCCGGCAGAGGCCGCGCCCGCTGCGCCCGACGCCGCTGAGCAAGCGGTATCCGAGCGTCGACCCCGGCTCTCGCGGCGCGAGGCGGCCGCGCGCCGGCGCATGGCCGCCCGCCGCCGGCGCTGCCTGCTGCTGCTCCTCGCCCTGCCCGTCGTGGCGCTCGCCCTCGCCGGGCTCGGCGCGCTGCCGCCCGCCGCCGGGCTCGCGCCCCTCGCGCTGCCCGCCCTCTACCTCGTCGCCCTGCGCCGGGCCGCCGTCCGCTCCCGCGCGGCGCTCGCCGCCCCGGCCGCCGCCGGGCCCGGCGGGGCCGCCGAGCCCGTCCGGCCGGTCGAGGTCGCCGAGCCCGTCCGGCCGGTCGAGGTCGCCGAGGACGTCCGGCCGGTCGAGGTCGCCGGGGCCGGCGCTGCGCCGGCCGAGCAGCAGGCCCCCGCGGTGCAGGGGGGCGCCGGGGCCGGTGGGGCCCGGGAGGCGCGGGACCCCGCGCCCGTGCCGGCGCAGGCCGCGCCCGCCGAGGACGCCGCGCCGCTCGACGACGGCTCCTGGGAGCCCCTGCCGATCACCCTGCCGACGTACGTCACCAAGCCCAAGGCCGTGCTCACCGCCCGGTCGATCGACCTGTCCGGCGACGGCGCCTGGACGCAGGTGCAGGGCTTCGTCGTCAGCCACGCCGGCGCCACGCGCTCGATCGACCTGCGCAGCGAGGCCGGTCGCGAGGTGCCGGCCGAGCGCCGGCGCGCCGCCGGCGAGTAGCCCGGCGGCCGGGCCGGGGGACCCCGGGGCCGGCGCGGGGGGCGCCCCCGCGCGTGCTAGGGTTCTTCCTCGTCTGGGGCTGTAGCGCAGCTGGTAGCGCACCTCGTTCGCAACGAGGGGGTCAGGGGTTCGAGTCCCCTCAGCTCCACACCACCCGAAGGGCCCCGGTGACCTGGTCACCGGGGCCCTTCGCCGTGCGGCGGCCGGGCCGGGCGGGGGAGCCGGCCGGGCGCGCGCGGCGCGACCCCCGCCCGGTGGGGAGTGGGCGGGGGCCGCGGTCGGGGGCGGGCTCAGCCGGCGGTCACCTGCCGCGAGGTGGTCGCGGAGCGGCCCCAGGCGTCGGTGGCGGTGAGCACCACCGTGTACGTCCCCGCCGCCGCGTAGGTCCTCGTCTGCGTCGCGCCGCCGCTGGTGGACGTGCCGTTGCCCCAGGCCCAGGCGTACGCCACCGCGTCGCCCTGCGGGTCGACCGTGCCGGCCGCGTCGAACCGGCACACGAGCCCGGTGCACGTCGCGGTGAAGGTGGGGACGGGCGGTGCGTTGGTGGCCGGCTCGGCGAGCACCACCGTGCGGGTGGTCGACGCGGCGCGCCCCCAGCCGTCGGTGGCGGTGAGCGTGACGACGTACGTGCCGGTGCGGGCGTAGCGGTGCGCCGACGGGGTGGCGCCGGTGCTCGCGGCGGTGCCGTCGCCCCAGTCCCAGCGGTACGCCACGACGTCCCCCGCGTCGGGGTCCCTCGTGCCCGTGCTGCTCACGCTGCACGACAGGGCGAGGCAGCCGGTGGTGAAGGTCGGCACCGGCGCGGTGTTGCCCGCCGGCTCCGCGACCGCCACCTGCAGGCTCGTCGTCGAGGTCGCCCGCCACCGGTCGGTGACGGTCAGGGTGGCGGTGAAGGTGCCCGGGGTCGCGTACGTCTTGACGGGGACCGGCCCCGTGCCCCCGACGACCGGGCCGCTCGTGGTGCCGAAGGACCACGCGTAGGTCAGCCCGGCCACGTCCTCGTCGGTGGACGAGCGGGCGTCGAACGAGCAGACGTTCTGCGCGCAGCTCGCGGTGGCGCGGGCGACCGGCGGCTGGTTCGCCGGCTGGCGCACGACGATGCCGGTGGCCGCGCGAGGCTCGCTGACGAAGCCGTGCCCGTCGGTGGCGCGGACCTGCACGCTGTACGTGCCGACCGGCACCACCGGGCTCGTCCAGGAGTAGTTGGACCCCTGGCTGCCGGGGCTCGTGAGGAAGGCCGAGCGCCAGCTGGCCGCGGTGCTCGTGAAGGTGCCGGTCGAGGACATCCAGCGCCCGGCCGCGTCGACGAGGCCCACCTCGACCCGCGCGACGCTCACGTCGTCCACGGCCCGCCCGGTGACGACCACGCGCCCGTCGTCGAAGACCGCCCCGTCGACGGGGGCGCCCAGGGCCGCCTCGAACGTCGGCGGCAGGTCGCCGGGGTAGTACCGGTAGGTCGCGGTGGCCCCCGAGGGGTCCTGCTGCCCGGCCGTGTCGACCGCGAGCACCGTGACCCGGTAGTCGCCGGCCCCCGGCAGGTCGACCGGCAGGCTCCACGCGGTGCTCGTCGCGCCGGGCGCGGCGAGGACGGCCGGCACGGACGCGGCGCCGGAGGAGAACGAGCCGTCGGCCTTGAGGTAGCGCCCGGTGTCGTCGTCGAGCACGCGGACCTGCACCGCCGCGACGCCCTTGTCGTCGCTCGCCGTGCCGGCCAGGTCGAGGTGCGGGCCGGCGGGCACCTGCGTGCCGGTCACCGCCAGCAGGCCGTCCGGCGGGGCGTCCCCGGGCACGGTCGCGCTGAGCGTCAGCCGGCCCTGCCCGGCGGTCGCGGTGACGAGCCCCTCGTCGTCGGTGGCCCGCACGGCGAAGGAGTAGGTCCCCGGCGAGAGCGCGGGCGTCGTCCAGGCCCAGCGGTAGCTGACCGCGGCCACGTCGGCCGGCGAGACCCGGTGCCACCCCGCGACGAGACCGGTGCCCCAGCTGCCGTCGGCGGCGAGGACCTCGCCGGTGGTGCTGTTGCGCAGGCTGACCTCGACCGAGCGGACCCGCGTGTCGTCGGTCGCGGTGCCGGCGAGGCGCAGGGGTGCGCCGGGCTGCACCGCGACGGCGGGCACCGTGAACGGCGGCACCATCGCGACGGGCTCCTCGACGGCCACCACGGGGGCGACCGCCGTGGCGTCGACGGTGATGTCGCGGGTGGCGCTGCGCAGGTCCGCCTGGCCCGCGGTGTCGATGGCGGTGGCGCTGGCCCGCCACACGCCCTCGTGCGGCAGCGTGACCTCGTACGACCACGTCGCGCTCGTCGCGCCGACCACGTCGGGCTGGCCGCGGAAGGTGCTGTAGACCTCGCTGAGGCTGCCGTCGGGCTGCAGGTAGCGGCCCTGGGCGTCGCGGAACCAGTACGTCAGCGCGGTGACCCCGCGGTCGTCGGTCGCGGTCCCGGTGAGGGTCAGGGTCGTCGTGGTCTGCACGCCGCTCGGGCCGGTGACGGACGTCGCCGGCGTCTGGTCGTCGAAGCTGAAGGACTCGGCCTTCTTCACCGCCTTGGTCCTGTCGGCCGAGCCGCGGCTGTCCACCGCCTTCGCCGTCACCTGCAGCGCGTGGTTGCCGGTCAGGGTCAGCGGCAGCGACCACGGCCGGCTCGTCGTGCCCGCGCCGAGGACCGCGGGCAGCGTGTTGGCCGCGCCCCAGGTCACGAGGTCGTCCTGGAGGAACTGCTTGGTGTCCCGGTCCTGGACCTCGACCTGGACCTCGCGCACGGTGCGGCCGGCGGCCACCGTCGCGGTGCCGGTGAGCGTCGTCGGCGTCCCGGCGGTGAGCACCCGCCCCTCGAGGGGTGCCGCGATCGTCGTGTCGGGCAGCGCCGGCGCCGGCACCGTCGCGAAGTCGTAGACGGCGACCCGCCCGGTGCGGACCCCGCCCTGGAACATCCCGTCGCCGCCGACGAGGAGCCCGCGCGGCGTGACCTCCATGGCCTTGTTGCCCTCGAAGCTCGTCGAGCCCGGGTTCCACTCCAGCGCCGTGCCCGTGCGCGGGTCCAGCGCGCCGATGTGGTCCCGGCGGACCACCTGGTCGCCGAGGCCGTAGCCGGACAGGCCCTGGCCGGTGCCGTACCCGACGTCGTCCAGGCCCGGCCACGGCACGTCCGCGGTGGGGGACTCGTTCCAGCTGAAGTGCCCGCCGAGGTACACCGCGGACTCGCTCACGGCGACCGAGTAGATGCTGTCGAAGGCCCGGTGCACCCACAGCGGCCGGACGTCGTCGCCGCCCTCCAGCGGGTACGCCACGACGGTGTCGTTGACCGGCGGGGTGTCGCCGCCCGACCCGCTCGCCACGACGAAGTACGTGTCGTCGGGCGCCACGTCCGCGGCGTACGCCCGCACCACGCCGCCGACGCGGGCGAGGTTCTCGTCCCACAGCCGGGTGCGCCAGGGCAGCAGCCGCTTGGTCGCGGTGTCGACCATCGCCACGGCCAGCCGGTCCTGCCCGGCGACCTGGCGGCCGGTGTGCACGACGACGAGCCGCCGGTCGTCGTGCGTGAGCTCGAGCTGCTGCACCGTGAGGGTGCCCCCGACGCCGGTGCCGCCGGAGATCGAGTTGTCGAACCCGGGGTCGACCGCCCCGGTCGCCGTGCTCAGCGCGGCCAGCCCGGTGCGCGCCGCCCCGTTGACCCGGGTGAAGCGCCCGCCGACGTACAGCGTGGTGTCCGTCGCCGCCAGCGCGGTCGCCTGGTTGTTGGTGCTGCGGCTGGTGTCGAAGGCCGCGACGGGCGCGCCCGTGGCGAGGTCGAGGCGGGCGACCTTCTGCCGCTGGACGCCCCCGACCCTGCCGAAGGAGCCGGCCACGAAGAGCCCGGTGCCGTCGGGCGTGGCCTCCACGGCGCTCACCGCCCCGTCGAAGGTCGGCCGGAACCCGCGGTCGAGCAGCCCCGTCGACAGGTCGAAGCTGAGCAGCCCGGCCTGGTTGAGCACGGTCGTCGTGCCCCGGGTGTCCTGGACCCGGGTGAACGACCCGGCGACGAACGCCCGGTCGAGCCGGGGCACGACCTCGATGTCCCAGATCTCGCCGTCGAGGATGCGCGGGGTGTCCGCGCGGGGCTTGTCCGGCACGAGCCGGGCCCCGTGCGCCGGGACCGGCTGCGCGGCGGCGGCCGGGCCGGCGGTCGCCGCGGGAGCGGCGACGGCGGTCAGCGGCAGGAGCAGCCCGGCGAGGGCTGCGCCTGCGGCGCGGCGGAGCGAGTTCATGCGACCCCCTGCTCACCGGGGGTGTCGCGGAGCGCGTCCTCCGCAGGCGTCCGACCACCGGTGCCACCGACGGTAGGCAGCGCGCGACCGGTCCGGCGGGGATGTCCGGGAGGTCGCCCCGCGGTAGTACGCAGCGTCACGGCACCGCCCCGTCCGGCCGGGGCCGGGTGGCCCGGCGGGGACGGGGCCGGACGGGGGGCGTGCGCCCGGACGGCCCAGCCCGCGCCCCTCAGATCCAGCTGCGCAGCCACATCCGGTCGTACCAGGAGCCGTACGGCACGACCTCGGCGGTGAGCACGGGGTAGAGCCAGGCGAAGTCGACGACGACGAGCAGCACGTACGCCCCCGCGAGGGCGAGCCCCCAGCGGCGCCGCCGCGGCGGCGCGCCCGGCGGCCCGACCACCATCCCCAGCACGAGGACCACGGCGAGCACGAGGAACGGCACGAAGGCCACCGCGTAGAACGAGTAGATCGTCCGGTCCTGGTACGCGAACCACGGCAGCCAGCCCGCCGCGACCCCGCACAGCACGGCGCCGGCCCGCCAGTCCCGCGCCCCCGCCCAGAGCACGAGGAGCACGGCGAGGGCGGCGACCGCCGCCCACCACAGCGCCGGCGTCCCCAGCCCCGTCACCGCCTGCGAGCAGCTGTCGGCGTCGCCGCAGCCCGGCGTGCCCGGCTCGGGCGTCTCGTAGTAGAAGGACACCGGGCGCGCCAGGACGAGCCAGCCCCAGGGGTTCGACTCGTACGGGTGCGGGGTCGAGAGGTCCTGGTTGACCTGCAGCATCTGCGCCTGCAGGTGCAGCCAGGAGCGGACGCTCGCGGGCAGCCAGGAGCCCGGCTGCCCGGCCGCCCAGTCCCGCCCGTACGCCCGGTCGGGCCCGGCGGCGAACCAGCCCGCCCAGGAGGTGACGTAGAGGACGGCGGAGGTCAGCACGAGCGAGGCCGCGGCCGGGGCGGCGTCGCGCAGGAGCGCCCCGCCCCAGGGGCGGCGCACGCCCGCGGCGCGGCGGGCGCCCACGTCCCACAGCACCGTCAGCAGCCCGAAGGCCGCGAGGAAGAAGAGGCCGCTCCACTTCGTCGCGCAGGCGGCGCCGAGCAGGACCCCGGCAGCCAGGCGCCACGGGCGCAGGCCCAGCGGGGGGCCGTACCGCGCGGCGTCGAGGGGCAGCGCCGCCGCCAGCCGCTCGCGCACCCGGTCGCGGTCGACGAGCAGGCAGGCGAACGCGCAGAGCACGAAGGTGCCGAGGATGACGTCGAGCAGCGCGGTGCGGCTGTGCACCACGTGCAGGCCGTCCACCGCGAGCAGCAGCCCCGCGGTGCACCCCAGCAGGGTCGAGCGGAGGAGGCGCCGCCCGGCGCGGGCGAGGACGAGGACCGAGAGGGTGCCCAGGAGCGCCACGACGACCCGCCAGCCGACGGGGTCGTAGCCGAGCACCTGCTCGCCGAGCCCGATGAGCCACTTGCCGAGCGGCGGGTGCACGACGAACTCCGGGGCGCCCGCGTCGGTGACCTCGGTGCCGTGGCGCAGCAGGTCGCGCGCCTGGTCGGCGTAGTAGACCTCGTCGAAGACGAGCTCGCCCGGGGTGCCGAGCCGCCAGGAGCGGATGCCGCCGGCGACCGCCGCCACGAGCAGCGGGCCCAGCCACGACCAGGGGCGCTCGGCGGGCAGGGGCGTCAGCAGCCGGTCGCGCGCGCCGCGCCGGACCCGGGCGGGGCGGGCGGGCCGGGCGTCCGGCGCGGCCGGCGCCGTGGGCGCCGCCGGCGGCTCGAGGGAGGTCGACGGCACGCGCTCCACTCTCCCACGGCCCGTAGGGTCGGGGCGTGAGCGGAGCGGCCGGCGGCGTCCTCGTCCTCGCGGGGACCCCCCTCGGCGACCCCGACGACGCGTCCCCGCGGCTGCGGCGCGAGCTCGAGCGCGCCGACGTCGTGGCCGCGGAGGACACCCGCCGGCTGCGCCGGCTGTGCGCGGCGCTCGGGGTGGAGCCGCGCGGGCGGGTCGTCTCCTACTTCGAGCAGAACGAGGCCGCGCGCACCGCCTCGCTCGTCGAGGCGCTGCGGGCCGGGGAGCGGGTCCTGCTCGTCACCGACGCCGGCATGCCCAGCGTGTCCGACCCCGGCTACCGGCTGGTCGCCGCGGCGGTCGAGGCGGGGGTGCCGGTGACGTCCGCGCCGGGACCGTCGGCGGTGCTCACGGCGCTCGCCGTGAGCGGGCTGCCCGTCGACCGGTTCTGCTTCGAGGGCTTCCTGCCGCGCAAGGGCGGCGAGCGCGCCCGGCGCCTCGCCGAGCTCGCCGCCGAGCCGCGCACGCTCGTGCTCTTCGAGGCGCCCCACCGCACGCAGGCGGCGCTCGAGGCGCTGGCGGGGGCGTTCGGGGCGGACCGGCGGGCCGCCGTGTGCCGTGAGCTGACCAAGACGTACGAGGAGGTCGTGCGCGGCCCGCTCGGCGAGCTCGCCGCCTGGGCCGCGCAGGGCGTGCGCGGCGAGGTCACGCTCGTCGTGGAGGGGGCGCCGCCGGCGCCGCCCGAGAGCGACCCCGGGGAGCTGGCCCGCCGGGTCGCCGTGCGCGAGGGCGCCGGCGAGCGGCGCAAGGAGGCGATCGCCGCGGTCGCCGCCGAGGCGGGCGTGCCCAAGCGCGCGGTGTTCGACGCCGTGGTCGCCGCCAAGGCGGCGGACGGGGCCCGCGCCGGCGCTCCCTAGGATCGGGGGCCATGACCCGCCACATCCTCACCGCGGTCGCCTGGCCCTACGCCAACGGCCCGCGCCACATCGGGCACGTGTCCGGCTTCGGCGTCCCCTCCGACGTCTTCAGCCGCTACATGCGCATGGCGGGCCACGACGTCCTCATGGTGAGCGGGACGGACGAGCACGGCACCCCGATCCTCGTGCAGGCCGAGCAGGAGGGCGTGGCGCCGCGCGAGCTCGCGGACCGCTACAACCGGGTCATCGTCGAGGACCTGCACTCGCTCGGGCTGTCGTACGACCTCTTCACGCGGACCACGACCCGCAACCACTACGCCGTGGCGCAGGAGGTCTTCCGGACCCTGCACCGCAACGGCTACATGGTCGAGCGCACCACCAAGGGCGCGATCTCGCCGTCGACCGGGCGCACCCTGCCCGACCGGTTCATCGAGGGCACCTGCCCGATCTGCGGCTACGACGGCGCCCGCGGCGACCAGTGCGACAACTGCGGCAACCAGCTCGACCCGACCGACCTCATCCGCCCGCGCAGCCGGATCAACGGCGAGGAGCCCCGGTTCGTCGAGACCGAGCACTTCTTCCTCGACCTGCCGGCGCTCGCCGACGCCCTGGGGTCCTGGCTGCAGACGCGCACCGACTGGCGGCCCAACGTCCTGAAGTTCTCGCTCAACCTCCTCGAGGACCTGCGCCCGCGGGCGATGACCCGCGACATCGACTGGGGCGTGCCGGTCCCGCTGCCCGGCTGGGAGGAGAACCCGTCCAAGCGGCTGTACGTCTGGTTCGACGCCGTCATCGGCTACCTGTCGGCGTCGGTGGAGTGGGCGCGGCGCACCGGCGACCCCGACGCCTGGAAGGCGTGGTGGACCGACCCCGAGGCGCAGTCGTACTACTTCATGGGCAAGGACAACAT from the Vallicoccus soli genome contains:
- a CDS encoding PKD domain-containing protein; this translates as MNSLRRAAGAALAGLLLPLTAVAAPAATAGPAAAAQPVPAHGARLVPDKPRADTPRILDGEIWDIEVVPRLDRAFVAGSFTRVQDTRGTTTVLNQAGLLSFDLSTGLLDRGFRPTFDGAVSAVEATPDGTGLFVAGSFGRVGGVQRQKVARLDLATGAPVAAFDTSRSTNNQATALAATDTTLYVGGRFTRVNGAARTGLAALSTATGAVDPGFDNSISGGTGVGGTLTVQQLELTHDDRRLVVVHTGRQVAGQDRLAVAMVDTATKRLLPWRTRLWDENLARVGGVVRAYAADVAPDDTYFVVASGSGGDTPPVNDTVVAYPLEGGDDVRPLWVHRAFDSIYSVAVSESAVYLGGHFSWNESPTADVPWPGLDDVGYGTGQGLSGYGLGDQVVRRDHIGALDPRTGTALEWNPGSTSFEGNKAMEVTPRGLLVGGDGMFQGGVRTGRVAVYDFATVPAPALPDTTIAAPLEGRVLTAGTPTTLTGTATVAAGRTVREVQVEVQDRDTKQFLQDDLVTWGAANTLPAVLGAGTTSRPWSLPLTLTGNHALQVTAKAVDSRGSADRTKAVKKAESFSFDDQTPATSVTGPSGVQTTTTLTLTGTATDDRGVTALTYWFRDAQGRYLQPDGSLSEVYSTFRGQPDVVGATSATWSYEVTLPHEGVWRASATAIDTAGQADLRSATRDITVDATAVAPVVAVEEPVAMVPPFTVPAVAVQPGAPLRLAGTATDDTRVRSVEVSLRNSTTGEVLAADGSWGTGLVAGWHRVSPADVAAVSYRWAWTTPALSPGTYSFAVRATDDEGLVTATAGQGRLTLSATVPGDAPPDGLLAVTGTQVPAGPHLDLAGTASDDKGVAAVQVRVLDDDTGRYLKADGSFSSGAASVPAVLAAPGATSTAWSLPVDLPGAGDYRVTVLAVDTAGQQDPSGATATYRYYPGDLPPTFEAALGAPVDGAVFDDGRVVVTGRAVDDVSVARVEVGLVDAAGRWMSSTGTFTSTAASWRSAFLTSPGSQGSNYSWTSPVVPVGTYSVQVRATDGHGFVSEPRAATGIVVRQPANQPPVARATASCAQNVCSFDARSSTDEDVAGLTYAWSFGTTSGPVVGGTGPVPVKTYATPGTFTATLTVTDRWRATSTTSLQVAVAEPAGNTAPVPTFTTGCLALSCSVSSTGTRDPDAGDVVAYRWDWGDGTAASTGATPSAHRYARTGTYVVTLTATDGWGRAASTTRTVVLAEPATNAPPVPTFTATCTGLVCRFDAAGTVDPQGDAVAYAWAWGNGTSTSGGATQTRTYAAAGTYTVVLTATDAWGRSATTSRQVTAG
- a CDS encoding dolichyl-phosphate-mannose--protein mannosyltransferase, with the translated sequence MERVPSTSLEPPAAPTAPAAPDARPARPARVRRGARDRLLTPLPAERPWSWLGPLLVAAVAGGIRSWRLGTPGELVFDEVYYADQARDLLRHGTEVTDAGAPEFVVHPPLGKWLIGLGEQVLGYDPVGWRVVVALLGTLSVLVLARAGRRLLRSTLLGCTAGLLLAVDGLHVVHSRTALLDVILGTFVLCAFACLLVDRDRVRERLAAALPLDAARYGPPLGLRPWRLAAGVLLGAACATKWSGLFFLAAFGLLTVLWDVGARRAAGVRRPWGGALLRDAAPAAASLVLTSAVLYVTSWAGWFAAGPDRAYGRDWAAGQPGSWLPASVRSWLHLQAQMLQVNQDLSTPHPYESNPWGWLVLARPVSFYYETPEPGTPGCGDADSCSQAVTGLGTPALWWAAVAALAVLLVLWAGARDWRAGAVLCGVAAGWLPWFAYQDRTIYSFYAVAFVPFLVLAVVLVLGMVVGPPGAPPRRRRWGLALAGAYVLLVVVDFAWLYPVLTAEVVPYGSWYDRMWLRSWI
- the rsmI gene encoding 16S rRNA (cytidine(1402)-2'-O)-methyltransferase, which produces MSGAAGGVLVLAGTPLGDPDDASPRLRRELERADVVAAEDTRRLRRLCAALGVEPRGRVVSYFEQNEAARTASLVEALRAGERVLLVTDAGMPSVSDPGYRLVAAAVEAGVPVTSAPGPSAVLTALAVSGLPVDRFCFEGFLPRKGGERARRLAELAAEPRTLVLFEAPHRTQAALEALAGAFGADRRAAVCRELTKTYEEVVRGPLGELAAWAAQGVRGEVTLVVEGAPPAPPESDPGELARRVAVREGAGERRKEAIAAVAAEAGVPKRAVFDAVVAAKAADGARAGAP
- the metG gene encoding methionine--tRNA ligase — encoded protein: MTRHILTAVAWPYANGPRHIGHVSGFGVPSDVFSRYMRMAGHDVLMVSGTDEHGTPILVQAEQEGVAPRELADRYNRVIVEDLHSLGLSYDLFTRTTTRNHYAVAQEVFRTLHRNGYMVERTTKGAISPSTGRTLPDRFIEGTCPICGYDGARGDQCDNCGNQLDPTDLIRPRSRINGEEPRFVETEHFFLDLPALADALGSWLQTRTDWRPNVLKFSLNLLEDLRPRAMTRDIDWGVPVPLPGWEENPSKRLYVWFDAVIGYLSASVEWARRTGDPDAWKAWWTDPEAQSYYFMGKDNITFHSQIWPAELLGYDGRGARGGTPGPLGELQLPTEVVSSEFLTMEGRKFSSSRQVVIYVRDFLARYDADALRYFIAVAGPETQDTDFTWSEFVRRNNDELVAGWGNLVNRTASMIAKNVGAVPARGELTDADRALLATTGAGFGSVGDLIGRHRQKAAVQEAMRVVGEVNTYLSQQAPWKLKEDPVRRDAVLHVAAQAVDDCNRLLAPFLPHTAGRVAAMLRGEGSVVTPGSSIREVQDLDGPEHYPVLMLDEGPGSGWGPVPLVPGTPVAPPTPVFRKLDASVVDEELARLEGEGG